The Rosa chinensis cultivar Old Blush chromosome 7, RchiOBHm-V2, whole genome shotgun sequence DNA segment ttaaaaagggcAGGAGAACTTTTCAGCCAGAGAGAGCGGGGACGGAATTCAACTTTGTaagtttgttaaaaaaaaattgagtctAAATTTTTGAGTTATGAAAGTGCTTAAAAATTATGACTTAAGAATATGAAGATTTTggtgagaaaataaaaatatacaattttagcaaaaaaaaaaaaaattgctataGTCCACAGTTTTGAGTGAAAAAccagaatttttattttattttattggagTAAAAAAGGGAAAATAGTGCATCAtcacttatttttttttgagaatacaTCACCACTTATTTTCTAACAAAGAGAAGGACGAGAAACAATTCATCATtatcacaaaaccaaaaaatgaGAAGTTGAGGAGAAATTTAAAATAACACATATTCATGTCACGTGGTAAGACCGATTTAACACTCAATATTTAAAtagaaaatatcaaaactacCATCTCCGCCGTCTACTATAATGTAATTGATAGGTCGAAACAATGCTGCAGAACGCAACTGTCCCATTTACGACAAAAATGGGAAgggcattttctttttcaataaacGAAATCCATCAACGCCAAGAGGCAACAGCAATTTCATGAGCCTTTGAGGCTTAGAGAGCCCACATAATCCATCATCTGTCACAATAAACAAGAAACAAGCCCAATATATACATAACAAACGAAATTGGCCAATTGGGCGCGCGCTAAGATGTTGTTGTTGGTTAGCCGTTGCGCACTAGTCCCATTCTCTCTGGGGACTTTCTTCAAACACCTTCCGCGCCCAAAACCCAGTCCCATCTTTCCCTCCACAATCACACCCAAAACCCTAACCACCGCCACAATCCACTGCTCCTCTCACTTCGAAGCCTTGGACTCCCGCCAAAAACACCAAATCCATCTCTACGTCGACACCCTTCTCGAATGGAACCAGGTCTTTTcctctctcacactctcacACCAATCCGCCGTTGAAATGTGTGAGCATAGGATTGATAAAGTTGTCGTCTTTGCAGAGAATGAACTTGACCGCGGTCAGAGAAGAGGGTGAGGTAATGGAGAGGCACATTGAAGACTCGCTGGCGATCATACCGCCCATAACAGACTCTTATCTCTCGCATTGTGGCGCCTCGTGTGGGAATGTCAGCGTTGTGGATGTGGGAAGCGGCGCGGGCCTGCCCGGGTTGGTTTTGGCCATTGCTTGCCCGGGTAAATATATCTGTTTTTGCTTaaagttgttttcttttgtaattgGGATGGTTAAATTACTTGTTTGCTGGATTGGTGGTGTAGAATGGAAAGTGACCCTGATGGAGTCAATGAACAAAAGATGTGTTTTTTTGGAGCATGCTGTTAATCATGTTGGTTTATCAAACGTGGAGATTGTTAGAGGAAGAGCAGAGGTATTGTTTCTTGTGTTTTGCTGGTTTCTGAGGAAGGTTTAGTCTTTTGTGGTCACACAAACACATACGGATAGAAATTGGTTGGCGTTAAAGTAAGTGTTTCAAATTTTGTTATAGGACAGAACTTGGGTCAGGATGTGTGCTTCAGGGAGAAATATGATGTAGCAGTGGCCAGAGCGGTTGCGGAGATGAGAATTTTGGGTAGGAATGTAAACGTCTTTGTCTTGGTTTCGTGCGTGGATTTTCAATACTTAAAAGACTGGTTTCCTTACGTTGAGTTGTTGATTTTTTGTTACTTCGGTGGTCAGCGGAATACTGTCTTCCTCTGGTTCGCGTTGGTGGCTTGTTTGTAGCTGCAAAGGGCCATGATCCTCAGGTTGGTTCTGCACATACCAACCAATCATTTAGCCTTACTAAAGAGCAACATATTATATGCAAAACTTTTGTACATTTTCAAGTCTTATCTCATAAATCGGTTCTTTCTGAAGTTTCATTATAGAATGCACCATGTCATGTAAATTGTTTAACAATTTTGCTTGTACATGTTCTCTGGACCTTTAAACACTCTGGCAACATGTTGAACTGTCCATTGTTTCTTGAATTAACTTTCTAGACATGAGCTATTAATCAATCCGTAATATTGTACATTTGAACAGATGGAAATTAGGAATGCAGAAAAAGCAATTCAAATTTTGGGTGCTTCCATATCACAACTGTGCCCAGGTATGTCTTATTTCcaatttgaaagaaaatcaACCACTAATATGTATGATGGACATCACTAAATTGTTTCTATTGATGTAACCTCTATCTGTACCCAGTGGAATCTCACAGCCCATATGGACAAAGAACGGCCATTGTATGTCTGAAAACCAGTCCCACCCCAAAGAAGTATCCTCGTGATCCAGGTACCCCGGTGAAAGTACCACTATGAATAGACGAATAGTTCATGTGCCCAATTCGAATGTAATATTTTGTTGGCCTGCCATTTCCCCTCAGCCCCTCTTAATTTTTCTATGCAACTTCACTTTGGAAACAAAAACGCTGCATCTGAATAAAATTGCTTTTGGTCCACCGTTGTCCATTATGATTGATTAAGTCTAATCAGCCATGCACTTATTCTTCTTTGACTGTTTCTGGTGTTGATTAGTCGAGGCATTTCTGCGAATAAGTATGCATTTTATAAACTAAGAGATATTTCATGTAATCCCCCTTTGGCTTTTCTAGACCTACGTAACTAACACTTCACTCACAGGAGTGACAGGACTTTACATGGGTGAAACTTTTTTAGTAAAATACAAAGTGATGTTGTCCATGTACAGGGTGATTATACAGAAGAAATGGATTCCTATAGGGTTAGGAACTGCTAACTtttaaaaatgtaaaaaacCAACAACTCAATTATTGAAGTAGAACTTGGGAGACTACTCCCAGAGCAGTAACCACTTTTAATTAGTATTTGCATGATAATTAATTTAATGTATTTTTCCCTGAATGATGCTGCTTTGTGCGCAAAAATGGAAATGCATATGACATGTACTTTGAGAAGCAAAATTAAGTTCTGCTGCCCTGCTTAAAAGTAAAATTAAACAGTGGAAGCAGCATtacaggttcatgaactgaACAAATATTATGATGAATTAGTAAGGTGAAATAGGCGATCAAGAACAAGTAACTACTAATATTATGGAGTGTGGACTAATTAGAGACATGGTCTTAATTAGGTCATCTTATGCCTAACTAGTGAGTTACTGAGTGTTATCACAGATCATATGCAGAAGTGGTATACGAATTGCTGCTTTCCTACCAATAAATTACTGCCAGCTGAAAAGACACCTCATTTGGAGGCAATGTTGCCTACATTTGCCAAATTGTATCCCCTCCTCCCTTTGAGTCAATCTATGCTTTTCATCCGTCTCTCTCATGCTTCATCTTTAGCCAACACCATCTACTCCTTTTGATCTGAAACTTTGAGGGATTAAATTCACTTTTCTGTAGTAtaaaatttacaaaaagaaaagtTGAGGACTGGAAGGCTTTGTTAATTTGCACATTATCTGCGTTAAACTTAGGTTCTACCCGATAAAGCATTGCTGCACGGAAGCTATGTTGCGCAGCGTGGACGGTGAGTAGACAGGTGTATACAAGCTTATCGAAGT contains these protein-coding regions:
- the LOC112179915 gene encoding ribosomal RNA small subunit methyltransferase G, which produces MLLLVSRCALVPFSLGTFFKHLPRPKPSPIFPSTITPKTLTTATIHCSSHFEALDSRQKHQIHLYVDTLLEWNQRMNLTAVREEGEVMERHIEDSLAIIPPITDSYLSHCGASCGNVSVVDVGSGAGLPGLVLAIACPEWKVTLMESMNKRCVFLEHAVNHVGLSNVEIVRGRAENLGQDVCFREKYDVAVARAVAEMRILAEYCLPLVRVGGLFVAAKGHDPQMEIRNAEKAIQILGASISQLCPVESHSPYGQRTAIVCLKTSPTPKKYPRDPGTPVKVPL